The following proteins are co-located in the Leptodactylus fuscus isolate aLepFus1 chromosome 8, aLepFus1.hap2, whole genome shotgun sequence genome:
- the TMBIM1 gene encoding protein lifeguard 3 has product MSYPSAPPPYNDRDPLNNPGGYPQPGGYPQPGGYPPSGYPQPGGYPPPYGQPGGFYPQPQPGQPGGYPEPGHNEPPKPVMPMLPNIPLNPGDSGIYNTTDGEGQFGSWDDKAVRHAFIRKVYAIIAVQLLVTVGIVAIFTFVEPVYTFVRRNPAIYYASYAVFFVSYMVLACCQGPRRRFPWNIILLSIFTLAMSFMTGTIASFYSSKAVLICLGITAIVTIAVTVFCFQTKVDFTSCAGLFSVLGIVLFITGIVTAIVLAFKYIYWLHMLYAAIGAVVFTLFLAYDTQLVIGNRKHTIHPEEYVYGAMKIYTDIVYIFINLLQIVGSRT; this is encoded by the exons ATGTCTTATCCCAGCGCCCCTCCGCCATATAATGATCGAGACCCATTAAATAACCCTGGTGGATACCCTCAACCTGGTGGATACCCTCAGCCTGGTGGATACCCTCCCAGTGGCTACCCACAACCTGGTGGCTATCCTCCCCCCTATGGACAACCTGGTGGGTTCTACCCACAACCTCAGCCTGGGCAACCTGGGGGTTATCCAGAACCTGGACATAATGAGCCCCCCAAGCCGGTGATGCCAATGCTTCCGAATATCCCACTCAACCCAG GTGATTCCGGTATATACAACACAACAGATGGGGAAGGGCAGTTTGGTTCTTGGGATGACAAAGCCGTGCGGCACGCATTCATCCGTAAG GTTTACGCCATCATAGCGGTGCAGTTGTTGGTCACAGTGGGAATTGTAGCTATCTTCACCTTTGT GGAGCCGGTGTACACATTTGTCAGGAGGAATCCAGCTATATACTATGCATCcta TGCTGTGTTCTTTGTTTCGTACATGGTTCTTGCCTGCTGTCAGGGGCCAAG GAGACGCTTCCCATGGAACATAATTCTCCTGAGTATATTT ACGCTCGCCATGTCTTTCATGACTGGGACAATTGCTAG tttttactcTTCCAAGGCCGTGCTGATCTGCCTGGGGATCACCGCGATCGTCACCATTGCTGTGACCGTCTTTTGTTTTCAGACTAAG GTCGACTTCACCTCCTGTGCTGGACTCTTCTCTGTGCTGGGAATCGTCCTCTTCATCACGGGCATCGTCACCGCCATCGTGTTGGCGTTTAAATAC ATATATTGGCTACATATGCTGTACGCAGCTATCGGGGCGGTCGTCTTTACTCTG TTCCTGGCCTACGACACCCAACTGGTGATCGGTAATCGGAAGCACACCATCCACCCCGAGGAATACGTCTACGGGGCTATGAAGATCTACACCGACATCGTCTACATATTCATCAACCTGCTGCAGATTGTGGGGAGCAGGACGTAG